TCTCATACTTGTACCTATATAACTCAAAATTATTCCCACATTCCAAGATAGTTGGATCCAACATACTTTGACAGAGTTCAACAAACTGTACAGATAAATAtatcaacaagaaaacaaaatcttGCAGGTGAAGGTTCATTCACATACCTGTACAAGAAAAGCCATGTCAACTACTAGGCTCGTAATTACACCAATCACAAGCCCCAAAACTCCATTCGCCACAGTGGAAGAACCAATATCAACATCAATCTACAGAATATAAACAACACATGATCAAATCCGAGACAACATTGTGTCTATTTGTTAAATAACTCAAAGAAAAGGGACAGAAGTCTTTACTTCCAAATACTTGGGACCGCGGATATAGGTGCAGTCAACTGCCTTCCCCAGTAAACAAGGAGTACTTCCGACACTCTGACGCACAATCCATGAGCCCTTCATGTACATGACAGTTTTCAATTCTAAGCACATATACATTGTAATAAAGATATAGAAGGAAGTGGAGAACACAGCAAAATGTCTCAAAGATACCCACAAGTTTCAGCATGCGCATCTGTTTAATATACATTTAATGATCACATGCATGTCGTAAAAGGAAACTTGTTATGGCATCAAACTACTTTCCATGCAGAGATTGACCAAACACTGGCAACTTCAAACCAGGGAGTACAAACAGAAATTTTCAATCCAGAGAACCAATAAACTTTTCTGACGAATAAAAGTGCAAAACAATCTCAACCGAGAACATCTTCTTGAAAAAGGAGTCTTATACATTTCATTCCAAGATATTGTCCCAGATTTCTCAAGAAAATTCTGTATTGGTGACATCTTTAATCTTCAGCAATTGGTTAAAGTTCCAATGTAATAGTTCAGTTATCTCACTTATTCAATCTCAAAAAGTGAAGTTCTCACTTATACTGCTCCGTTGTCATCCACTACCCATAATAGTTGCATGAACCTGAGAGCAATTATCTATCTCAGCCCATCCAGAACAGTTTTTTTCTGAAGAGATGAGTTTAAATTAAAACCAACAAGTTTGTCCTagaatcatataaaatcataagtaATTAAAAGCATCTCTATGGTTGTATTCGTCATAGTATCAGAAGTGTCATCAATAAACATTCTACTACGGAAGTCATTCAAAAAGTTGATAGAAATAAAGGTACCTTTGGCACAGACGGGATGAGCTTCATTCTACTATTACGGAACTCGTCATCCCCATCAACAAACCGTTGCAAAAGAGAACCAGATGTTAACTCTTTCATGACAAAATAGAAAACCATGCTGTAGTGTGTTGATCCAGGAACCTTTCAGAAGACAAATGTTATTCACTTATTTCTTTCCCAAGCACTTGCAAGTTTAACTCAAAACAGAAAGTAGCTGTGGAATGACTTACTTgcacattaaaaattaaagaaaacagTCCTTTTTCTGAAGCAACCTGGAAATAAATGCaccaaaacaaattaaattatggTACTTGATGTCTTGACCACAAATAGGGTAAGCTTAAGTTCTACAGCTAAAAGTGATAGGATGCACAAAATTAAAGCACATAATTGGAGACTTAAGCAGGACCACACTATTATTAGGAATGTGACTTTTCTGTCCTTGGTAAAGAAACCATAACCTAAAAAAACATACAGGTCTTCTGGAGAGCCCTACTCCAACATAAGCCAATTACCAGTGAAAATTAACAGTCCATCTCTGGGACTTAAACTCTAGCCTATGGCAAAATGGACTTCTGATTTTTAAAGTTCACTAGTATTATAATGCTCAGTGTAATAAATCTGTACAAAAGCTATTGCTTAAGAGTGAAACAAAATTGATGAAAAGATGTAAGCCTAATACTTCTAATTTATTAAAGTGAGTTGGAAGAATAATAAAGGGGCTTGTTGAACTTCATCAATATTTTTCGAAGAGTAAAGTAAAAAAGGCACGAAtcttacttttctttaaaaaaaataaaaatagacaatGCTTTTGGGCGTCTCAAAATAGTATCACAACTAACTTCATTTCCATGTCTCAAAAGTTAATCTTCTTTATTCTTCCTTTATCTCAATCTAATATTCCTCTCCTAGTAGTGAAGTTTTACGGCACACAGCCTTCATCCCACTTCGAGTACTTCAATTGACCAAGCACTTGTTGGGAAACACAAGGTCATAAGACAACCTTCTATGTCTTTGAAGAATGAAGTAGAACGATTTTATTAGGAAGAGAAACGTGTGTTCAGAAACACTAGACTCCCCTTAAACCTGATGGTTGCTCCCTATATATTAATAAACACGCTACTTCTCTATATTTCATTCTAATTGGAGGTAATTTGGTGCCTCGGACGAATAAGAAACAATGTGGTTGCTAGATTAAGTGCAGTAACATGGATCACACAACTACTTAAAGAATCGAAATTTGGAGAAATCAGCTAGATGGGAACACAATTGTGGCCTATTAGAAGTAGAGGGTGCCGATCCCCGATCTTTACAGACAGAAAAGGATTGTGATAATCAGCTGCTCTACACATTGCATCAAGTTTGGTGTTCACGAGAGAACAAAATACATTCAGATAAAAGAACTTTTAGGAGACACCTTAGCAAGTTTGTGAAGTCATATAGATCAGTTACAGATATATTCACCAAATCTGTCACTTGTCCCCACTTTAGTTACCTATGTAACAAGCACAGTACGATGACTTGTATGCACCGGCTTGAGAGAGAGTTTTCGATAGTTAAGTAGTAATGTGTATATAGTAGTTAAGTAGCAATGTCTATAAATAGTTATACTTAGTGTAAGTGTTCTCCATAGAAAAACACAGTTATGCATTCTTTTCCCATTCTTTCAGTTCGTCTCTTATTTCTATGTATAACCTTCATAGAAATTTTGATTAACGGTGTGTGTGACTATGACATCCTTTCTTCCTTCCAACATTTTCTATTGGAACcaaatgaaaatgaggaaaACATCTTGACTGCAATGTGATGTTTTCGATTGCTGGTTAACATTCAATTATCAACACGAAATACCCTAAATGGGTAGTCATCTCCTGAAACTAAGCTAATGTATTACTTACTTGTGCTGCACAACCAGGACGTCTAGCAACATGGTCCATTCGTTTTGTATCTTTAAACCAGTCAGCAGCAACAAGATCCATCAGAGGTTTACCAGCAGGAATCTACAAGCATTTTCCAAAGTGATTTTAGATCATGGTGACATAGATTATCTAAGAACCGAAGAGATTATCAAGGAAATGAGGTACAACTAAAGCACACCTTTGATTTATCATAGCAAAAGTTCTTGCTACGAACTCTGAAGTTATTTCCATCAGATATTCTCCAGCAGTTACGACCATTATCACGGTCATCACGTCGAAGGTTACCCGAAAAGATGGAAAAATCAATTTGATCCAAAGGTTCTTCTTCCAGTGCTTTACAAGTACAAAACTAATGTCAGTAAAGAACTTGTGCAGACAACACAAATATTTAGTGAATACTACGAACATGATACATAATGGACAGCACATACCAGTTCTCTTCATTTCACGTTCAGGGCTAGGTGGCATTACCTGCAAAAATTCCAAACCACATGCTCAGCAGTCAGAAAGTATTTATGAAGGAGATGCTGAAAGTACTATGAATATGCATAAAGGCCACACCTCTTGATCAGCCCCTTGGAAATCTTCCTCCTCATCAGAGTACTCATCCATCATTGAAGCATTTCTATTTGCAGCTCGTATTTGATCCAATGAACGAGTACGATGATGAGGAGTCTCCTGGAGTTTTTGATTCCTCTTAGAAGAGACTGAAGCGGATGTCATATTAACCATAACTGGGATTCTTGGAGCAGCAGTTCTTTCATCAGTTTGAGAAAAGTATTCACGAAGTCCTGAAGGAGGACAATTTAAAAGTAAGTTACACATTAAGCTTTCATCAAAATATCAGTCAAGAAAGTACagtttcttttccattttttaaaataaatcaaatcatatataataGAACCAAGATGATGCCGAAATTTTCACTGAATGTACAACTTTAAGTTTCTAACAGTTCTATCCAACAACCTATATAAAAAGGAACATGGCTTTAATGTTAATCCCCCACAACAAATATCCAGACAAAGATGTGTCTGGGTTCCATTCCCAAATAagaaatcaatttatttatgtaagTCTCCCAAACCCCTTTCATTAACCTTTTCCACGCACACAACCCATAAAATTTGTTGCTTCTGTTTGACTATCCCTATTGGTTGTACTTACATTTATTtgatcaaaagaaaaagaacaaagggAAAAGAATCATTAACTTAGTTACTTTTGCCTTCTCGCCTCTGCTGACCAAACAACTGTCAATTCAACTATCTTACATGCAACACTAAGTGAAGAGGTGGAAGAGGAAGGCTGAAGCTTCCTGAAATCGCTTAAAAGCACTAGTGACTCTCCAATGCCAAACAATTTATATCTTAAACAGATGATGCATTAGCAAATTTCATGCAAATGAAAAGGTTTGTCACAACAAACTTGAAGTTTCTCAACTATGTGACTTCAGCAGAGCATAAGAAAAGCTAACCCGCCACACTGTTCAACATCTGCAACAGACAATGTTGCTGAAATGACGAGACATAGCCCACACCCCATCCTTTTAAATCGATCTGCATAAGATGTTGCACTTGTGTTCTGGGCCTCCCGTTAAGAGGTTTGAGTGGGGAAATATTGAATCCACCACCTGTGAGTGGTGAGAATTGGTTAGTATATAAGATAAAACCTTCAGAGTACTACTGCGGAAGATATATAGAGAATCATCAATTATGGTTTTCATATGTATTCAGAGCAACTAACTAAATGAGTGGAAGGAAATAGAGGTTACTCTCAATATGAGCTCGAACATATCCAGGTAGTGGACCACAATTCTCATGCTCCCTGGAACGAAATAACACAACTGCAGAATAATGATGGCAAATCAAGTACATTCATAAATAAACTGGAACAAAAGATAAGCTTACAAGATAAGAGCCATTGGATATACTTACCATAACTTCCATCATCATTTCGACGCCAATAACGTACATAGCAAAGATCACGAGGCCATACTAACCTGCATACAGTTAATGTCAATCCAAATACCAAGAatcttatgaaaaaaattggGCCAGCATAGAGCGCAACGTTACAGGGATTCATACAGCCGGCCACAAGTAACTTGGTACAAAGGCATACTTGATTGATTGGACCGGAATTTTGCAATGAGATTTCCTTTtctatatttgttttattgagTGTGTTTGGAGGGATGGGGAGcacaaaatcataatttttattaactACATTTgtcagagaaaaaaaaaaagaaacaaactaGGAGATGCATGAACTCTGATGGTGATTTTGAACCAGTATATTAGGAGATGGAGCTAATTTAACCAAAAACTAAAGCAGAAGTCCAATGAGAAATACAAAACAGAAAAGCAATCATTACGACAAAGAAGTCAGTAATCTTACGTAGGGAACCAGTCAAGTTGAAGTCTGTGATAGAGTATTGCTGTGTGTCCATCTACCTCCTCAACTAAACTACCATACTGGAAGCTACAGTCCCACCTGTTAGACAAATAGTTAGAGACTGAAATAACAGAGAATGTAATGATAATGACTTTTAGCATTAAGTTAACATAGACATTATGTTTTTCACATGGCTGCATATGATCACCCCGTCTAGAGACTTTGTTCCCCAAAGTGAGAAAGTAATTTTAAAGAATGCTTCATATTTCACGATACGAATCTGAAAGAAGAGCTTGGCATAACTGAGAAATCTACGAAGGCTAGTGGCGCAAGGTTCGGAACTTGGTGGACAATGGGCCCGCCCCTCTACCATTTTCCACTTAAATATGGAAGGATCCTTTATCCACATAATGATGTAATTAGGATAATCctaaatgaaaattatataatttggaGAATTATAAGGTTGtagttatttttttccaaaGTTCTTCTAAACACTATTTTATTCACAATAGCTTGAGAGAGTTATCATGCATTCTCAGAATGCTATTATCTGCATCTTTTCTACACTCACCTAAATGGAACGACAATAGTTAGTCACTAGATCATTACTAAAGCCATAGTGTAACCAACATAAGCCAaaaaggtgttgcttagacttgCTACACACCGAGGACCAGCAATTTCTGAATACCAAAATGCACAAATTCAGAGATTACTGCCAATTGAGAGCTCGTAACAAAAAAGTTAATGATAATTTCCAGAATAAACCTATCTACAAACAACAAAAGCACTTTGGAACGAGAAGTAAATACAAGACAACAATGTTTAACTAGACAGTTCACATTACTTACTCAAAACGTGTTGCATCCATGCTCATAACAAGCTCAAATATATTTTCACAACTAGCCTCCACAACCCCAACAGCCTTCATTGCTCTACTACAGCTTTTTGGCTACATAGAGAAAGAGGACTACATGAAATACCGTGAAAAACCATACTTCTGTAAATTGGAAATGCTTGCGCCAGCATAGAACACAAAGATGAACTCATACTAGTAAATCGCCATCCAGAAGCTCCTCAAAAATGCGAAGGCCTGCATTCACACATTAGTGGAGGGAAATTGTCAAGTCTATGAAGATACCACTTTATATGTTGTACAGCTTAACTACACCGAAAGACACAAAAGTAAACATAAAAGAACACAGATTCAAAACATTGCCAGACAACACATGTTTACAGGAAGATAAAGATAAAAACATTATACAAACCATTTTGGCATTGAAGTAAGCGCCAGTACTTTCTGGAGAACACTTGGTTACTCCCATTCTGATTTGCCAAATCAGAATCTATTTCCTTTGTCCAGTCAAATACAGACTCGGGAGGACCTGTCCATTTAAGATGCAAAATGGATAGCTGAGCAAACATGTAGACAGCAAAACAAGACCAGACAAGTGACAAAATAACAACCTCTTCCAATGGTTGTTCTTCGCAGCAAGTTCGGATGAGAATCATCTTCATCCTCAGCAGCACTAAACCTATAATATCGGACGACCATTACAATTGGAAAAGCTAGAGCAGTTGAAAGATAAATGCTTGGACTAAAAGATATGTGCTACATAGGCACACAAATCTTATATCGAGGACTGAACTACAATCTTTCAAATTATTAAGGTGTGCTTCACAATCTCAGTAAGAATAGTTAGCTGTTTGGTCCTCCCAAATTGAAGGCCTTCTTTCATTCATAGAGTCATTCTAGACCAATTTCTGAAGCAAAACCAGAAGGTGATTTACCTTTCAAAAACAAGATTCTCGAAACACGAATACACTACAGGATATACGTTTTTGCATTCTCAAAATTCTTaagcatttttaaaaaattatgtaagtaGATCAAACCTAAAGGTACAATGCCAATTAAAACCACTATGCTCGGGGTTGAGGGAAGCTTCATTTTAAGGGCCCTTAGTGCCCTGGATTAAGGTGGACATACATCACTTGTTAACTAAGTTTCCCTTAAGAAATTGGAGAAGTATTTTCATAGACCTTATCAATATAACTAGATACCAAAACAAAATGGAGGACATAGATCTAGTAAATTTAGCTTTCCTTTCTGTTTTTGGCCGTTCTATTTAGTAGTGGTGATCTCTCTAATGAACAAATATTAAACTCAATAGGAAGTATTTAGCAAACTCATCTTTTGTCAGCACACTTTTTTTCCATAGTTAAATTTAAATACCAAACTTACTAATGCAATGACAAGTCAAGATCTAATTAACTTCAAAAGAGAAATGTAACAGAAATAGAGCATAAAGAAATAGTGGGATGGACGTATTTCTACATTCTGAATCGAATATACCAACGCCTCCATAACTCGCAGAAGGTAAAAGCAGAATACTTACTGACTTTCATGATCTGATGAGGAAGCATTCCTTCCATTGTCCATATCAGATTTATACTCAAACGAATTGTACTTATTGCCATTAGTTCCTTGAGACTCCTGATGCTGCAAACTGAAGAAATATTACTACCTTCAAGTATCTAGACAAGAATAGGTGGAAGAACTATATATCTGAGGAGGAAATATCAAAGAGAAGCTTTAATACACAAGAGAAAACAACCTGATCaatgattgattcaattttttctttccaaataaGTGCCTCCTGAATGTTGAAAGCTGCCATCTGGAACAAGATAATGATTAATATGAATAAGTTTCTTCCACATCTAGACCTTCATATATTTGGCAGTCTATTTGGAGGGAACAAAATATGGGGTGCTTTGAAGATAAAAAGAAGTTCTATTCAGAAGATCAAAATGAATTAGAGATTTAGAGATAGGATCTCTCTAAGAAGAGAAGGACATAGTTTTGCtttttttctgtaaatactTTTCTTGCACCTTCTAGGTGTTTTTATTAGTACAGTTACCAATTCAGAAGGCAGTGTTTGACCCTAATAACAGTCAAATAAAGGTCATGTATGCTTAGTTATGGTTTTCGAATCTGATCACTGACAGCTATTTAATCTAACAGTATATAGTTTGCATTGCAAATTGAACTTTGTATGCATAATTGAATGGGAAGATGTAATAAGCCCAATATACGTGAGATAGTCCTGAAAAGTTCCATTAACAAAATTAGAGAAGAGCCCTCAGTATCCATCTGCATTAGTTTTATCAGCAAAGGTTGGACTGATGTGACATAACTATCaggagaacaacaacaacaataactatGAGGAGGGGCTAAAGAAATTCAAGAATTAGATTAAGTTGAGATGTAATACGACAAGAATGAAATATGCATTTGGAAACTTGCATACACATTTGAGATGGTGAAGTAAACTGTTTGGAGCAAGAACAGAGTGGATAGAGAAGATCACGCACCGTGACACGGTTATACTTGTCTTTCTTGTTGTAAACTGATAAGACATAAACCATCTGAAAGATATACATAAGGTTAACATCCTCAAACAGAAATGTTAAGTATGACTATTCATCAAGCTTATATCACGACACGCGTCAAAAAGTTATTGTAGGACATCTTTCAAAATTTCAGAATTCAACTGCAATAAATTGTTGTAGGCACAAATACTTCAGAATTCAAGAAAATGGATTCACGTTTATAATAAAGCAAATAATGCACAAATAAACATTAAAGTAAAGATGTAATTGCCCTTCTTTTAACTCGGGACCTAGTTAAAATTTTGGTTGAAATGTTCATCATGTCAATTTCTTTATTCCATCAATATGTTTCACTAAATTTGATCAAGCTCACTACTTCTGTAATTAGGCCATAGATGTACATGCcctttgttttcttcttttcccaaaaaagctttttctttttgttatgcCATATATAATGGAAAGCGaaaattgatattaaaaatttatatactgagGTAGGTTAACAATTTGAAATGCAAAATACACATCGGATTGAGACGCTTTAGTGATGGAATTACACATGACGGAATACTAAAAGAATTCCACATGGGGCagattaataatataaagaatAACCTAGACTTTGCCCATACGAACCACCTCAGTTATTGTATACTGAAATACCCAAACAGGAAGGGGTGAATCCCTACAACTTAAAGTTGACAGTGAAGATCAATTTACCTCACAAAGATGGAGCCAGAATATGATTTGACCTTTCATAATTTGAGAAATAACTTCGAAAAATTCTAACAGTATGAAGCAAATGCAAGATGGTGCATACCCCATCTCACAATTCAGTATGCCTATTATTTCGGTAATCTGAATCAATTGAATGATATGTAAGAGAGTGGGCGTTGTGGAATTCTTTATAGGGTAGGATTAAGTCATGGAATTTATAAGTGAGTGacatttcaaatgttttaagtTCAAGAAATTTAAGCTACTTTTTTCTAATCAGAAGATTTctgttgtttttttatttgtatcacTTGGATGTAAGAGGGACTCCTACAACATCTCGCCCGTCAACTCCCCCTCCCTTTCGAAAACTATCATCGATTTCCCAGCTCTAACGCAGCATGTTTCTCATCTTTTTTGGACCACACTGGTTCAAGCATCTCTAGCCCCTTATCCATCATAAAAACCTTTTAATCCAAGAttttttaactctaaaaatcaCTCTAAATTTGACCATAACAAGTAACAGTACAATTAAGTACTTGAGACATTTAGGTCAAACCACAACTCAATTTAACCATTTAAGGATTAAACAATACTAGCATTACGCATCCAGGTCAGCCAACAATGCAATTCAACCATTGATGGCTTAAAGAATACTAGAATTACACATTTTAAGCCTATTGTGCCACTTTTCATTGTTAGATTTAGTAACAATATTTTGTGCTTCACTAGCAAACACAGCTCTTCTTATTTAAGGCAAAAATCAAACGGTAAGAACGGTTTCTATTTACCAAAAACATTTGTCATACATTCTTAACTGGACTATCCCCTCAATATATAACGCAAAGCCAGATATCATGAATaaacaaatcaaattattaCAACCCATGCTCACATCTTCTTAATACCTAATTTTTCATGCATATTAGAAGTCCAGCCTCTGTACCTCCTAAAGGTAAGGCTGCATACACATTACCCTACCTAGACCCCACTTGTGAGATTAAACCGGGGTATAAGAAGTCCATACAAGCAAATGCTAGATGAACAACGACAAATTGACACTTAATGCTAGAAAAAGAGTTTGATGTTCCATTAAATCGATCAGGTTctctcaaataaatttattacaCTCCGTGTATACTTGTCAGAAAGCAAACAACAACGGTAAAGAACAACTCACGTGTCCATGATGAGTCTTCAGGCCTCGGTCCTCCACCCGACAATTACCATCGATGGGAAGTGTCTTGATTGGAACCTTATAAtcacaataacatcataaatcaattattAGGGGTTTAAGAGACTACAAGTTTCTCCACTGAACCTGCACTATTATAAACAACTATCCAATTGAAGTTCCTTGACTCACATTTCAACATCCTACACTAAGCAAAGATGATATCCTGAAAATGCATCATTTATGTAAGACTTCAATCAAGAAATTATTCTCTATCTGTCTATCAAATCAAAAGGTCAAGTACATTGAGCTCAAAGTCACAAGGCTCAATTCCAACCTAGTTCGGAACCGATAGTATGAATTCTCACtttacatttcatttcatttggaCTCCTTTTATCCGATATTCAGTAGTTTGAAGTTCTCTAAATTTGCTAGTGACATTCGAATCTCAATAAGAAAAGGTATACTCCATCCGTTTCAAATTAAAAGTTCTACTTCCCTTTTCGGTTTGTTTAAAAATGTATGCCTCTTTATACATTTTGTAACTATCTAACTCTGACTTTCTACATAGCATGTGATCACAAGATCCAAAGgcattttgatttttgatacATTACAAACATATTTAGTTTAAGACCATAAAATTTAATCTAGcttaattttaaattgaaacaaaaagagCAATAATAATACTCTTCCTAGTGAACATAAGACCAGCAAATTATAATGTTACTAATAATAGCCTTAAAACTTCAAACAAATTAttcaaattcatgaaactaaCCACATTATCCTGAGGCtttctcttgtagtaagccaacAATCGCGTCTCGAGAACAAAATACCGCATATGAATATAGGATCTGCCAATCTTCCTCCGCCCATACCTAACCATCCACCCATCATACACCACCTTTGACATTTTCacttcaaaaatcaaacttttTCCAACCCCTTTTCTCTGATCCCCACAATCAACAACTATATAcaataaacccctaaaaaacaaaaaactcaaaaaaaattgcCAGAAATCCGGAAGCTTAGACTTTGAATCCTCACTTCCGCTAGTTCGATGAACACTATGCAACTCTATccatcttcaaaaaaaaatcagatctTTTCAACTAATCAGCAAAAcccaaattcaaaattcaaatttgaaaaagttcTTCACTGAAACCTATTGAAAAATCTCTACAACTGACGGCGAAATCTGTGGTTTTTTTGCAAACAATTACTccaccaaaaacaaaaataattaaaaaaattcaacaaaaagtTGATTTTGAATCCCGAAAAGATGATCGCAGCCAAAAAAAACTATGAATCTATCAAATTCGAatcttcttctgcacaattcTGAACAAAATTGAGCAGAAAAAAACGAGCTAAGGAAAAATTTGGTAGCTTTAATACGTATATAGTCAAAATATGCGCGCACACCTTCTTTTGGGGACTCGTGCGATAATTTGATTTAATACggagtttaaataaatttataaattttatataaagtaattttatGTCGATATTATTTGgattatgttaatatgatattttagtacattttgaaaaaataaattaatttaaaaagtgttttattaaatgaattttattaatattgtttCGATTCTAAAtttcattattgttattttatataattatttaatacttaaggataatataagaaaatgcaatatatttcttttttcctttttggttgatgaatttttcttgatttgctaaaataaacaactgattgaaaataaaaaaggggaagtaataataaaataaatatagagaGTACTCTGTAGATTATTAAaaaagattataattttttaaaaatattttgaataatttttatgatattcatagttttcaaatatgtaaatttttatttttaaaatttttagtttttatattcaa
This portion of the Solanum pennellii chromosome 12, SPENNV200 genome encodes:
- the LOC107005217 gene encoding protein ENHANCED DISEASE RESISTANCE 2 isoform X6 → MSKVVYDGWMVRYGRRKIGRSYIHMRYFVLETRLLAYYKRKPQDNVVPIKTLPIDGNCRVEDRGLKTHHGHMVYVLSVYNKKDKYNRVTMAAFNIQEALIWKEKIESIIDQHQESQGTNGNKYNSFEYKSDMDNGRNASSSDHESQFSAAEDEDDSHPNLLRRTTIGRGPPESVFDWTKEIDSDLANQNGSNQVFSRKYWRLLQCQNGLRIFEELLDGDLLPKSCSRAMKAVGVVEASCENIFELVMSMDATRFEWDCSFQYGSLVEEVDGHTAILYHRLQLDWFPTLVWPRDLCYVRYWRRNDDGSYVVLFRSREHENCGPLPGYVRAHIESGGFNISPLKPLNGRPRTQVQHLMQIDLKGWGVGYVSSFQQHCLLQMLNSVAGLREYFSQTDERTAAPRIPVMVNMTSASVSSKRNQKLQETPHHRTRSLDQIRAANRNASMMDEYSDEEEDFQGADQEVMPPSPEREMKRTALEEEPLDQIDFSIFSGNLRRDDRDNGRNCWRISDGNNFRVRSKNFCYDKSKIPAGKPLMDLVAADWFKDTKRMDHVARRPGCAAQVASEKGLFSLIFNVQVPGSTHYSMVFYFVMKELTSGSLLQRFVDGDDEFRNSRMKLIPSVPKVHATIMGSG
- the LOC107005217 gene encoding protein ENHANCED DISEASE RESISTANCE 2 isoform X5 encodes the protein MSKVVYDGWMVRYGRRKIGRSYIHMRYFVLETRLLAYYKRKPQDNVVPIKTLPIDGNCRVEDRGLKTHHGHMVYVLSVYNKKDKYNRVTMAAFNIQEALIWKEKIESIIDQHQESQGTNGNKYNSFEYKSDMDNGRNASSSDHESQFSAAEDEDDSHPNLLRRTTIGRGPPESVFDWTKEIDSDLANQNGSNQVFSRKYWRLLQCQNGLRIFEELLDGDLLPKSCSRAMKAVGVVEASCENIFELVMSMDATRFEWDCSFQYGSLVEEVDGHTAILYHRLQLDWFPTLVWPRDLCYVRYWRRNDDGSYVVLFRSREHENCGPLPGYVRAHIESGGFNISPLKPLNGRPRTQVQHLMQIDLKGWGVGYVSSFQQHCLLQMLNSVAGLREYFSQTDERTAAPRIPVMVNMTSASVSSKRNQKLQETPHHRTRSLDQIRAANRNASMMDEYSDEEEDFQGADQEVMPPSPEREMKRTALEEEPLDQIDFSIFSGNLRRDDRDNGRNCWRISDGNNFRVRSKNFCYDKSKIPAGKPLMDLVAADWFKDTKRMDHVARRPGCAAQVASEKGLFSLIFNVQVPGSTHYSMVFYFVMKELTSGSLLQRFVDGDDEFRNSRMKLIPSVPKKKTVLDGLR